The following are encoded together in the Diabrotica undecimpunctata isolate CICGRU chromosome 7, icDiaUnde3, whole genome shotgun sequence genome:
- the LOC140446370 gene encoding uncharacterized protein, which produces MEDSREAIENGMSQRKAAEQFNVPRATLQFRTSKKFNEKTTLGPNPILSLEEENRLKHWIITCQDKGFPRTPEAVTAASSAVSEKDVKKWFTGVQEYLHRKGYIDILQDPSRILNGDETCFLLFPKNKRVLAVKGSKNVYQIEHHSKVNLTVMFTFTACGEITAPMIIYPYKRIPSNILNTVSREWDIGCSDTGWMKNENFYEYIGNVLYKYLVAKNNNFPVILFVDGHKTHLTIQTSKLCSKLQIILVALYPNATKIIQPADIAAFKPLKANWNRAVLKFRRENSNSVITKENFALVLNTAISQLKSDSIINGFKASGLYPWNPEAIDYSKCLGKIKKPHKGINHTISVKKSIIYEDFVDTVAAAKILEFQNLDNCEELSGDSKLLFNIFNLFQHTIDLSTIQTTETSVITNDIQDTSTQKPIYLQILHLTL; this is translated from the exons ATGGAGGACAGTAGAGAG GCCATCGAAAATGGCATGAGCCAACGAAAAGCCGCTGAACAATTTAATGTGCCAAGAGCAACATTGCAGTTTAGAAcaagtaaaaaatttaatgaaaaaactacCCTTGGTCCCAATCCTATTCTTAGTTTGGAGGAAGAGAATCGTTTAAAGCATTGGATCATAACATGCCAAGACAAAGGTTTTCCG AGAACTCCAGAAGCAGTAACGGCAGCAAGTTCAGCTGTGTctgaaaaagatgtaaaaaaatggTTCACCGGTGTTCAAGAATACTTGCATCGTAAAGGTTACATTGATATTCTTCAAGACCCTTCACGTATTTTAAATGGCGATGAAACCTGCTTCCTCTTATTTCCCAAAAATAAACGAGTGTTGGCTGTAAAGGGAAGCAAAAATGTGTATCAAATAGAGCATCACTCCAAAGTTAATTTGACGGTTATGTTTACTTTTACAGCATGTGGAGAAATAACAGCACCAATGATTATTTACCCTTATAAACGAATTCCTAGCAATATTTTAAATACCGTTTCACGAGAATGGGACATAGGATGTAGCGATACGGGATGGATGAAGAATGAAAACTTCTATGAATACATAGGAAACGTCTTATATAAGTACCTAGTTGCGAAAAACAATAATTTTCCAGTTATTTTATTCGTTGATGGACATAAAACTCACTTAACCATTCAAACTAGTAAATTATGTTcaaagttacaaattattttagtggCCTTATATCCCAATGCTACCAAAATTATACAACCTGCAGATATTGCTGCATTTAAACCATTAAAGGCAAATTGGAACCGGGCAGTATTAAAGTTTAGACGCGAAAACTCGAATTCAGTGATTACCAAAGAGAATTTTGCATTGGTACTAAACACAGCCATTAGTCAATTAAAATCAGATTCCATAATTAATGGCTTTAAAGCATCTGGATTGTATCCATGGAACCCTGAAGCAATAGACTATTCCAAATGTTTAGGGAAGATCAAAAAACCGCATAAAGGTATTAATCACACTATTTCTGTGAAAAAATCAATAATATATGAAGATTTTGTAGACACAGTTGCAGCCgcaaaaatattagaatttcaaaatttGGATAATTGCGAAGAACTAAGTGGAGATTCAAAATtgctctttaatatatttaatttatttcaacaTACCATAGATCTATCCACGATTCAGACCACAGAGACAAGTGTAATCACAAATGATATACAAGATACCTCTACCCAGAAACCCATATATCTTCAGATATTACACTTAACCCTGTAG